Genomic window (Puniceicoccus vermicola):
CGCTTGAAAGTGGTTCGAATTCCGTCCCGCCCTTTCATCTATGGCGAAAACGGACTCCCCATGGAAAATCGTAGACTGACTCCGTTTCACCGATTGATCGATGCCGGATTTTGATCCACAAAACACAGTAGTCGACCCAGCGAAACTTCGGGACTTATTGCCTGTCTCCGAACCATCCCCGTGGTAAGCACAAGGCTCGGGTCTTTGAAACCGTGCTTGGGATTTCGCAAGATGACTGGTCACTCCTTGAGGCTGCGATTCGTAAGAGCCTTTCGGGAGCAGAGTGGGAGTTTGACGGAAAAGATCGGTATGGAAGTCGCTTTCATGTGGATCTTCAGATCAGGTTAAATGAGAGAGTGGGGCGCATCCGGACGCTTTGGATCGTTCGGAAAAACGAGAATAATCCTCGACTCACATCCTGTTTTATTCACCCTTAAAGAGAATGGAGGATGCAATTCAGCTTCTTGATGTAGTCGCATTGCTTCACGATTGCGGCGAACATGATTTGATTGCGGGTCAAGTCGGCACGGTCGTTGAAGTCTTGGCTCCTGGTGTCTTCGAGGTCGAGTTTAGCGATGAGGATGGGCGCACCTATGCGATGGTTGCGTTGAAGGAGAGCGAGCTGATGGAACTGCATTACAGCCCCGTGGCCGCGTAGTCGGGCCGACCTCGAGTTTCCTCCTCCTTCTTCGCGTTGGAGCGGGTTCGTTGTCCTGGCTTCAGCCAGCCGCCTTGCGCTTCTTTCCATCCCCGCGCCCCCGCGCCTCCGCCTGCCCGCCTTAGCCTTGCGCGACGGCTGGGTGAGAGAAAATCATCCTGCCTCTCCGGACGCATTTCCCTCTCACAGAGGCACAGAGCACACAGAGAAAAAAATAAGAATTCGTGCTGACCTCATTCACATCCCTTTTTCTTGGGTCGATATTGGTAAGCCTCTGGAAAAGAGGTTCCTGTAGAATATCTTTATATTTTGCGTTTGACCCCTTTCAGCCTCCTCACTCGATCACTGCCGTTCTCACTTGAAAATTCGAGAAAAATCTTCGAGACTCCTATTGATGAATCGCGCACAATTGGCAGCAACCGTCGACGCACTCAGCGAGGGTGAACGCTCCTATCTGAGTGCCTACCTGAAAATGAAAGAGCGCATCTGCGACGTCTCATATGCCCGCGAGATGTCATCACGCTTAAAGTCGATGCGGTCTGGGCACGAAGTAAAGAGGGCAGAAGTTCTTGATCTTCACAAGCGGCTGTCTGACAGCGGCCTATGAGTGAATTCACTTGGTCTGCTTCACAGCAGGTTGTCGAGCGACTGCTTCAGATTCGTGGAACTGGCCAGCGCCAAAAAGTTACTGATTTCTTTGACCGACTGTCCTCTGATCCGCTTGGCAACAGTAAGGAAGATTTTCTCGATGAAGATGGCAACATTTACCATCTGGTGGTTTTTGACCGCTGGCTAATTACTTATCATATCGATGATGCAATTCGGCAGGTAAACGTCTTGGCACTGGAGTTGTCCTGACGCCCTCATCATCCATCCTCACTAGTGCCAAAAGCGCTAATCTTTAAATTTTGCCGGCCCTGAGCGTGTCGAAGGCTGCGTCCGCCCTCATCTGCGTTTCTCTCACTCCTTCCATCTCCGTGCCTCCGCGCCTCTGCCTGCCCGCCTTCTTGTCACGCCGTATCCCGCGGTCGCGGGAGAAGGCGGAAGCCTTGCGCGACGGCTGGGTGTGAGAAACCAGTCATCCTCTCCGGACGCATTTCCCTCTCACAGAGGCACAGAGCACACAGAGAAAAAAATAAGAATTCGTGCTGACCTCATTCACATCCCTCCCACGCCGCATTTGATGAACCTCTCCGACCTCTGGTCGCTGCCTTTCATACCGCGTTTCGCCTTGCCCTTTAGCTTGTTCGACAGTGAAATGATAGAAGAAAGAGGCGTAAAAATATGACAGTGAAAGAAGAAGTTATTCGACGAATAAAAAGCCTCCCGGAAAGCATCACCGCCCGAGAGATGCATGAGAGAATGGATTTCATTCTCGGAGTCCAAGAAGCGTTGGAGTCGTCCGAACGAGGAGAAAGGGTTCCGGCTGAAAAGGTTCGGAAGAAGATCTCCACATGGGCCTCCCGGTAAGCTTTACGCCTGAAGCCGAGGCTGACCTGGAGGCAATCGTTCGCCATATCGCAGAAGATGATCCGGACCGTGCGGAATCATTTGGGTACGAATTAGTCGATGCCGCTCTTTCCTTACAAATCCTCCCTCGCCGAGGAAAGGTCACTCTGGAGTTCTCAGAACCGAGCATCCGGGAAATCCAGCATGAACCCTACCGAATCATATACCGAATTCTTCCCAGTGGACAAGGAGTCGATATTCTCCGCTTTTGGCACGGAGCCCGAGGATTCCCGCAACTGAAATAGATCAAAGCTGTTCGCATTCCTGACTTTGGATTTATCTGCGCCCGTTCGGTTGCGTGTCGCTCCCTCCTGCGCTCGTTGAGCTACGGCGTGAAAATCCGCTCGCAAGGGGGGCAAAACCAGATCCTTTCCTCGTTCAATGTTGGAGGTTTCACGTTTAACGTTGAACGTTTAGAGTTGAACGTTCGAAATGTTTCCGTCCTCTGCCTTCTGTCCTCTGATCTCCGCCTTCCGATCTCCGCCTCCGCCTTCCGATCTCCGCCTCCGCCTTCCGATCTCCGACCTCCGACCTCCGTCTTCTGACCTCCGACCTCCGACCTCCGTCTTCTGATTCCTGATCTCTGCCTTCTGCCTTCTGCAAGGCTCCCCAACTGACAACTGGACAACCAAAACAACCATGAAGATCGCAATTATTGGCCTCGGCTATGTCGGACTGCCTTTAGGACTTCGTTTCGCGGAATCCGGCGTATCGGTCCTCGGCCTGGATGTCGATGCCGCGAAGGTTGCGGCCCTCAACGGGGGTACCTCCTACATCAAGCACATCGAATCCGCCGCCATCCAGGCGGCCCGGGAATCCGGACACTTTGAGGCCTCGTTCGACTTCTCCCGCGTAGCCGAAGTCGAAGCGATCCTCCTCTGCGTGCCGACTCCCCTCGACATACACCGCGAGCCGGATATCTCCTACGTCCTCAAATCCGGGGAGGCGATTGCGCCGTATTTGGGATCTGGGAGATCGGATAGGGAAGATAGAGGGAACTCCTCATCTCCTATCTCCGATCTTCCATCTTCCTCGATGCCGAAACTCGTCGTTCTCGAGTCCACGACCTACCCAGGCACGACCGACACCGAGTTGCGCGAGGTTTTGGAAAAAGGATCGGGGCTGAAAGCGGGGGAGGGGTTTCATCTCGCCTTTTCCCCGGAGCGGGAAGATCCGGGACGCAAAGACCATTCGGTGAAGACCATCCCCAAGATCATGGGCGGCTACACGCCCCAGTGTCTTGACCGCTGCGTGGAACTCTATTCCCAAGCCCTCGATCAGGTACATCCGGTTGCCTCCTGCCGGGTCGCCGAGGCCACCAAGCTGACCGAGAACATCTTCCGTTCCGTCAACATCGCCCTTGTCAACGAGCTGAAGGTCGTCTTCCAGAAGATGGACATCGACGTCTGGGACGTCATTGACGCCGCCGCGACTAAGCCCTTCGGGTTCATGCCCTTCTATCCCGGGCCCGGGCTCGGCGGTCATTGCATCCCCATCGACCCCTTTTACCTCACCTGGAAAGCGCGGGAATACGAGCAGCACACCCGCTTCATCGAGCTTGCCGGTGAAATCAACACGAAGATGCCGGACTATGTAATCGATCGCGTGGCCGAGGCTCTCAACGAGGACGGAAAGGCGGTCAAGGGCTCCCGCATCCTCATCCTCGGTCTGGCCTACAAGCCCAATTTAGACGATGACCGGGAATCGCCGAGTTACGTGCTCATGAAGAAGTTGGAAGAGCGGGGGGCGGTCGTGGAGTATAACGACCCATTTGTGCCGGTGATCAAACATACCCGCGATCATCCGCAATACGCCGGGCGGAACTCCGTAGAAATTTCGGGCAATTACGACTGCCTCCTCGTCGCCACCAACCATGCGGAATACACCGAGTTCGATTTCTCCGGCTTCACTTGCCCGGTCGTTGATGCTCGTAGCTGTGTCAGAAACCGGCCCGAAAAATATTTCAAAGCGTAGTGCGTCCGGCCCTGGGTTGTCCCCCTCATTTGCCCGGGATAGCCCCTCAGGCAACCGCCAATGGCGCGGGATGAAGAATTCAAGAATTAAGACATGACGTCATTTGTCTGCCTTGCCTGTAATGATTAATGATTAATGACTACTGAGGCTCTCTTTATTCCATATCGAACTTCGCAAGTGGAATTCATCTCAATAGGTCCTGAGCGCTATTACTGTTGGATATGATGATATACGATGAGTTGTTGGAGAATAAAAAATAGCGGATACATAGTTAGCTACTACGCGCCGCAACTTTCTTGTCAGTATATTGAAAAATTATATCCCTTTTTTGATGTCATATCCTCAAAAATTATTTAAACACATACAGTTTATCTGTGTGCATAAAGGGTTTAGGCGGTATCTGAAAAATACAAGTTGGTTGTTTTCTGGTCAAATGATCCGAATGATAATTGGACTTTTCGTATCGGTTGCGGTTGCTCGCTATTTGGGCCCTAGACAATTTGGGTTATACAATTTTATTACCTCAATTGTGGCGTTGGTTGCGGTGGTAGGGAATCTAGGTTTGCAGAACCTGATTAAGCGAGAGCTTGTGGATTTTCCTGAACAACGAAATCAGATCCTTGGTACAGCATTCGTATTAACGGCGGCAACTGGCGTCTCATCGTACATTGGGATGTTATTTATAGTTGGATGTTCTTCGAACTCATACGAATGGCTCGGCCTGTTTGCTCTGCTGGGGTCGGTTTTGTTCACAAATCCTTTTAAGTGTATCGAAACATGGTTCCAGTCACAAGTTAGATCTGATCTTTCAGTTGCAGCAGTTACGGTTGTTGTTATCATTTCAGCGATTTTAAAAGTATCAGTCGTATTGAAAGGAGGCACATTAATAGAATTCGGTTATATCGTGCTAATAGAAGGCTTTTTAGTTTCCTTTATGTACCTGTATTTCTATAAAAAAAACTTTGGATCGGTTTTGAAATGGATGTCAAATTTGAAAACCGCCAAAGATCTATTACGGCAGTCTTGGCCTCTAATTTTCTCTGGGGTTGCGGTCGCTGTATATATGAGAATCGATCAGATAATGTTAGGGAAAATCGTCGGAGAAACAGCGGTTGGTGAGTATGCCGTAGCTGTGCGACTAAGTGCAATCTGGCATTTTGTCCCAAAACTCTTAGCTATTTCTCTGTTTCCGGCAATAGTAAATTCTATGAAACAAGGAAGAGTGAATTACGAGAGAAGGCTGAAACATTATTTTAATCTAAACGCTGGATTGGCATATGTTATCTGTGCTGTAGTATCGGTTTGTTCGAACAGGATAGTTGAACTCTTGTATGGATCCAATTACGGACCTGCGGGAGTCATACTTGCGATACACGTTTGGTGTGGATTGTTCGTGTTCCTTGGGGTCGCTCGTAGCCAATATCTGATCGCCGAAAAACTTTTTAAATTTTCGATGCTTTGCACGATCTTTGGAGCTGTAGTAAATATTGCATTGAATTCGATTTTTATATCGCGTTTCGGTGGAGTAGGAGCTGCGGTATCCACTCTAGCTTCTTACTCTATATCATCATATTTTAGTAGTTTTCTTTTGTTAACGAAGAAACCCTCGATTCGATTTCAATTGCTGGCAATATTTGTTCCGATTAAACTAGTAAAGATGTCTGTTCCGAAATAGAAAAAATCGTGTACATTTTAGGATGTTATGAATCTATCTACCGCTAGTATTAATAATGAATTGGTAAGTGTGAACATCACTACATACGATAGATCTAGGCTTTTAGCCCGTTGTCTGGATTCTGTGCTGAGACAAACCTATGAATATTTAGAGATCAATATAGTAGATGATTGCTCAAATGACAATACAGAAGAAGTTGTGAAGGGTTATCAACTTGCAGATAGACGCATAAACTATTATCGGCACAAGAAAAACAAAGGAAATGCAGCAGCGCGTAACACTGCATTTTTGAAAAGTAGTGGTATTTTTACTGCATTTCTCGATGATGATGATGAATGGATAGATGATAGGAAGATCGAGAAACAATTAGATGTCTTTAGGTCTAGTAATGACCCCATGCTCGGAGTGGTGTGCACTGGTATCCTAAGAACAGATATCAATGGTGAAAATAGAAGCGAAAAAGCGAATCGTCCAAAGAATCTAGTAAAAACAATGCTTCGTGGAGGATTAATTCATAACTCAACCGCTTTCTTGAGGAGCAATGTGATTCGAAAAGTTGGGTGTTTTGACGAAAAAATGCCTAGAGGAGTGGATAGTGAGTTTTTTCGGAGAGTTGTGATTAAGTATGGATATCATGTTCATTTCATGGAAGATATAACGTGTAGATATTATGAGAATAGTCCCAATCGAATGACCTCAAAAGTGTCCAACCGAAATCTCATTGCGGTGAGAAAGGCGAATTCTTATTTGTTACGAAAGTATTTCTGGACAAACTTAAGGTATCCAAGTGTTTTTTTTTACAGAATGAAGACAGTCGTGAAAACGCAGACGTCAATTGTTTTGCGAAGGGTATTAAAATAGGCTTTCGAATTTGAAACGATAACTAGATAAAAAATTGAGTCGCCAATAAGATGAAAGAGTCCTCAGAAAAAATGCATTATAGTAAACAGAATAATTATTGGAATCTTGACGGCCCATACAGTATGGGTCGTCAAGATTACACGTTGTTTGTTAAGCATATTGGAAATCCAACAAATATCCTAGAACTTGGTAGTGGCGAAAGCACATGCCAAATAGCGGAAGATTTTCCTGCCTCAACTGTCACATCTGTAGAAAGCCACCCAGAGTATTTTGAGAGCAGTAGGAATACATTACTGAAACATAAGATTGATAATGCTGAAGTTCGTTTGATTCCTATTGGCGTAACCCGTTGGAAAGGAATGACGCTAACAACTTATAGATTAGGCAATTTGAATCGTAAAGAGTCATATGATGCCCTTTTAGTTGATGGTCCTGTTGAAAGTGTTTTTCCAAGAGCGAGAGAATATTCCTTATACTTACTGTGGGACAGTTTGAAAGTTGGCGCTTCGATCGGGCTAGATGATTATCATCGAGAAACCTCTAAGCATTGCGCAGGAAATTGGCTCAGGATATATGGAGGATCGTTGGAATTGGTGGAAAGCACATCCACCTTTGCAGTCTTTCGGAAAAATAAACATTCAGATGATGTAAATATCAAATTTCATGATCTGCTAGATTCATACCGAACATACATTAGATATATTGTTCGTTCGGTTAAGAATCTCGTGAAAAAAAAGTTCTAATTTTTCTAATACAAATATAATTATTTAATGAGAAGTAAAGAGCAGAACATACAGGAAAAACAATATAAATTTCCGTATCATTATATACCTGTGATATCGAAAAATTCCTTTCAACAGCATTTGCACTGGTCTTGGGGAATGAGATATCTCGGCGGATTGCGTATAGTTCAGAAAGAGCTTGAGAGCTTGGACTATAGTAGTTTGGTTGACATAGGGTGCGGAGATGGTCGATTCGTCAATATGCTTAGCGGAGGGAGCCAAACGAGAAGATATTTAGGCATAGATTATTCTGAAAGGGCAATCGGTCTAGCGAAAGCGTTGTCTACCTCGAATGCAGAATTTATTTCAAAGGACATTTTGAGCGAAGAGAGTTTCGATGAATTCGATGTAGCGACTATGATAGAGGTTGCAGAGCATATAGATCCTTTGGACCTTCCTCGATTTTTTGATGCAGTCTCAAAAATGATTAAACCTAACGGATATTTAATTCTTACAGTTCCTCATAAAAATAAGATATTAAATGAAAAACACTATCAGCATTTTGACAGCGATTCTCTCTCAAACCTTTTGGAAAAGAAATTTCATGTGGAAAAATTCGTTCCATTTGACCGCAATACAAGGCGATTCCGAATCATAGAGATGTTGATCGGCGGAACGGGGAAGTACTATATTCTAACAAACGGGAGGATGATGCGAGCGGTCTATAATTATTACGAAAGGACGATGCTTCGAGGCCGGAAGGAATCAGATTGTTTGCGCATTTGTGCGGTAGCTAGGAGGAAATAGAATGGAGATACATATTAAGACCGCTATCTCTTACTTGAT
Coding sequences:
- a CDS encoding flippase, with the translated sequence MSYPQKLFKHIQFICVHKGFRRYLKNTSWLFSGQMIRMIIGLFVSVAVARYLGPRQFGLYNFITSIVALVAVVGNLGLQNLIKRELVDFPEQRNQILGTAFVLTAATGVSSYIGMLFIVGCSSNSYEWLGLFALLGSVLFTNPFKCIETWFQSQVRSDLSVAAVTVVVIISAILKVSVVLKGGTLIEFGYIVLIEGFLVSFMYLYFYKKNFGSVLKWMSNLKTAKDLLRQSWPLIFSGVAVAVYMRIDQIMLGKIVGETAVGEYAVAVRLSAIWHFVPKLLAISLFPAIVNSMKQGRVNYERRLKHYFNLNAGLAYVICAVVSVCSNRIVELLYGSNYGPAGVILAIHVWCGLFVFLGVARSQYLIAEKLFKFSMLCTIFGAVVNIALNSIFISRFGGVGAAVSTLASYSISSYFSSFLLLTKKPSIRFQLLAIFVPIKLVKMSVPK
- a CDS encoding DUF4926 domain-containing protein — encoded protein: MEDAIQLLDVVALLHDCGEHDLIAGQVGTVVEVLAPGVFEVEFSDEDGRTYAMVALKESELMELHYSPVAA
- a CDS encoding DUF6883 domain-containing protein, with the protein product MSPNHPRGKHKARVFETVLGISQDDWSLLEAAIRKSLSGAEWEFDGKDRYGSRFHVDLQIRLNERVGRIRTLWIVRKNENNPRLTSCFIHP
- a CDS encoding class I SAM-dependent methyltransferase, with protein sequence MKESSEKMHYSKQNNYWNLDGPYSMGRQDYTLFVKHIGNPTNILELGSGESTCQIAEDFPASTVTSVESHPEYFESSRNTLLKHKIDNAEVRLIPIGVTRWKGMTLTTYRLGNLNRKESYDALLVDGPVESVFPRAREYSLYLLWDSLKVGASIGLDDYHRETSKHCAGNWLRIYGGSLELVESTSTFAVFRKNKHSDDVNIKFHDLLDSYRTYIRYIVRSVKNLVKKKF
- a CDS encoding type II toxin-antitoxin system RelE/ParE family toxin, whose amino-acid sequence is MGLPVSFTPEAEADLEAIVRHIAEDDPDRAESFGYELVDAALSLQILPRRGKVTLEFSEPSIREIQHEPYRIIYRILPSGQGVDILRFWHGARGFPQLK
- a CDS encoding glycosyltransferase family 2 protein encodes the protein MNLSTASINNELVSVNITTYDRSRLLARCLDSVLRQTYEYLEINIVDDCSNDNTEEVVKGYQLADRRINYYRHKKNKGNAAARNTAFLKSSGIFTAFLDDDDEWIDDRKIEKQLDVFRSSNDPMLGVVCTGILRTDINGENRSEKANRPKNLVKTMLRGGLIHNSTAFLRSNVIRKVGCFDEKMPRGVDSEFFRRVVIKYGYHVHFMEDITCRYYENSPNRMTSKVSNRNLIAVRKANSYLLRKYFWTNLRYPSVFFYRMKTVVKTQTSIVLRRVLK
- a CDS encoding nucleotide sugar dehydrogenase, with product MKIAIIGLGYVGLPLGLRFAESGVSVLGLDVDAAKVAALNGGTSYIKHIESAAIQAARESGHFEASFDFSRVAEVEAILLCVPTPLDIHREPDISYVLKSGEAIAPYLGSGRSDREDRGNSSSPISDLPSSSMPKLVVLESTTYPGTTDTELREVLEKGSGLKAGEGFHLAFSPEREDPGRKDHSVKTIPKIMGGYTPQCLDRCVELYSQALDQVHPVASCRVAEATKLTENIFRSVNIALVNELKVVFQKMDIDVWDVIDAAATKPFGFMPFYPGPGLGGHCIPIDPFYLTWKAREYEQHTRFIELAGEINTKMPDYVIDRVAEALNEDGKAVKGSRILILGLAYKPNLDDDRESPSYVLMKKLEERGAVVEYNDPFVPVIKHTRDHPQYAGRNSVEISGNYDCLLVATNHAEYTEFDFSGFTCPVVDARSCVRNRPEKYFKA
- a CDS encoding class I SAM-dependent methyltransferase, producing MRSKEQNIQEKQYKFPYHYIPVISKNSFQQHLHWSWGMRYLGGLRIVQKELESLDYSSLVDIGCGDGRFVNMLSGGSQTRRYLGIDYSERAIGLAKALSTSNAEFISKDILSEESFDEFDVATMIEVAEHIDPLDLPRFFDAVSKMIKPNGYLILTVPHKNKILNEKHYQHFDSDSLSNLLEKKFHVEKFVPFDRNTRRFRIIEMLIGGTGKYYILTNGRMMRAVYNYYERTMLRGRKESDCLRICAVARRK